GTTCCCAGCAACCCCTCTCCCTTCTGTCTGCTGGTCCTCAGGTAACCCACCACCACCTTCTTGTCCCAGCTCCCTTGACTCCCTCCACAGTGCTCCCTGGATCTTGGGTGCTCCCCCTTGTGCTGCTGGGCCTAAAggcctatttttattattattattttggattttgggccacacccgtcggcactcaggggttactcctggctctgtactcagaaatcactcctggcaggcttgggggacgtaTGGAATGCCTTGGATCTAACCCGAGTCCATCCCaggctggccacgtgcaaggcaaacgccctaccgctgtgctattgctcctgcccctgaaGGCCTTTATTTGAGAAGGTCCCACTGTCGTAGTGTGAGGACCTGGGCCCCCTTCCTCCCCTGCAAGGTGAGTCGGGTGGACGCTGCAGCCCGTGGTGGGCACCCTGCCCATACTCAGTGCCCCACCTCTCAGGCGTCTTCAACCCCAACTCGGAGGACCCCCTGCCCGGGCAGCTCAAGAAACAGCTCGTGCTGCGGATCATCAGCGGGCAGCAGCTCCCCAAACCGCGGGACTCCATGCTGGGGGACCGTGGGGAGGTAGGAGGGCAGCAGTGGGCGGGAGGGAGAGCCACTGGTGCTCCGCCCTGACACCCCGACTCGCAGATCATAGACCCCTTCGTGGAGGTGGAGGTCATCGGGCTCCCGGTGGACTGCAGCAAGGAGCAGACCCGAGTGGTGGACGACAACGGTGAGGGCTGGGCCTCCAGCACTGGTCTAGGCCTACCGTGGGTGGGACATTCAcgagtgggtgtggcccaacagagGGCGGGGCCTCTGGAAATGGGCGTGGCTTGAAGTGTGCACGTGGCTTTTAAGGATGGGTGTGGCCTGCAGTGTGGGCAGGGCCTCTGGCACTGGTCCTGGTCTACGGCGTGGACGAGGCCTACATTAAGGGCGTGGCCCACAGTCAGGGCAGGGACTGCAGCATTGGCCATGGCCTAGTGTGGTCGTGCCCTTGGCCCACTATGTGGGCGTGGCCTACAGATAAGGGAGTTATCTATCTGCTCTGAGAGGGGCTACCAGGGTAGGGCGTGGCCTGTGGTAGTGGACATGGCCTACAATGTGGTGGAGGCCCAggactgggtgtggcctcccagtGGGTAATTCCTCCGGGACTGGGCGTGGCCTCCAGCAGGGGTGTGGCCCACTAGGTGGGAGAGGCCCAGGGCTGGGCCTGGCCTAGGGGCAGGAGCACCACCGGAGCCGCCCTGTCTCCTGGCCCCAGGTTTCAACCCCATGTGGGAGGAGACGCTGGTGTTCACGGTGCACATGCCCGAGATAGCGCTGGTGCGCTTCCTCGTCTGGGACCACGATCCCATCGGGCGCGACTTCATCGGCCAGAGGACGCTGGCCTTCAGCAGCATGATGCCAGGTGGGCAGCGGGGTGCAGAGGGCCCCAGTTGGCCCCCCTGAGTGCCAGGTGGGCAGCGGGGTGCAGGAGGGCCCCAGTTGGCCCCCGAGTGCCAGGTGGGCAGCGGGGTGCAGGAGGGCCCCAGTTGGCGACTTCATCGGCCAGAGGACGCTGGCCTTCAGCAGCATGATGCCAGGTGGGCAGCGGGGTGCAGGAGGGCCCCAGTTGGCGACTTCATCGGCCAGAGGACGCTGGCCTTCAGCAGCATGATGCCAGGTGGGCAGCGGGGTGCAGGAGGGCCCCACTTGGCCCCCCTGAGGTCAGCACGTCCCAGACCAGTGTCCTCCAGAGCCCCCGTGAAGAGAAGGGCTCCCTGCAGCAGTACAGAGGAAGGACTTCCTGGACGTGCTGAGGCCTGACCCCGGGGAGCGGTGGAGGACCTGAGGCGTTTGCCCTGCTGTCTCCGCAGGCTACCGGCACGTGTACCTGGAAGGGATGGAGGAGGCCTCCATCTTTGTCCACGTGGCCATCAGCGACGTCAGCGGTAAGGTGAGTGGTCGCCGGCCGCCTGCCCTCGGGGAGGGCCCCAGCCACGTCCCGGCCCCTCCTGTGGGCGCTGAGTTCCTGCCAGCCCTGCCCTGGCGCTGCGCTCCCCGGGATCCCCCATCTGCGCCCCGCACAGCTGCCGTTCCGGAGGGGCCCTGTGCCTGTGCTGTCCGTCCGCTGTGTCCGTGGGCCGCGCCCGCGGGGTCTCACTGTGTCTGTGTTTCTGGTCTTACAGTGGGTCTGTGTCCGTCTGCCTTTACAAGCCAGCTCCGTTTGGAGCTCCCAGGTACCCCGGCGCGGGCGCATGCTTGGGCTGCCGTTGGCCGCTGTGGTTCCAGCAGCTTCCGTGCCGTGGGCCGGGCCCCTGAGCGGCATTTGTGAAGCAGGTCCAGGACTGCCGAGGGCCGGGCCCCCGTCCCCGGCTGGCTCTGGGCACCGGCAGCTCCGTGCCTGGACCTTCTTCTAAATGACTCTTGGCCCACTGGACCAAATTGTCTGGATTTGGGGTCTTGAATCGCTGCTGATTCAAGCACTGGCAGCCCCGTGCCTCTGCCCAGACACCCCCACAGCTGTGGGCTCTGCATGTAGGGTGCAGCTGCTGTCCTTGTCCTCTTGGGGCGGCCCGACACTCTCCAGGGAGGCAGTGGCACAGGGGCCTATACCCGGGGCCCAACATCAGGGTCATGGAGGGGAGAGCAGGACCAGCCTGCAGATGCCAGGCAGCAGTCCAGAGGGGCTTCCTGGAAGGGGGCAGCACTGGGGGGGAGAGTAGGAGGAATGAGCCTGGCCAGGAGTGCCAGTGGCTCTGCCCCATGGACCCCTGTGCCAGCTGCCACAAGCCGGTGACTTCGGGGCTCGTAtgtgagtgtatgtatgtgtgtggggtggtGGCGGGACCTCAGCCTCGAGGTCAACATGGGGAACTGTGGGGGTCACACTGCATCTGCCACTGACCCGAGGGCCGAAGCCATCAGCCCTGCCCACAGCTTAAAGGCCACACAACCTGGCCAGTGCCCGGGGCCAGCAGGCCTCTTCACCCACCCTACAGCGGTTGGTCACACGGGACCTTCTCTTGCAGGTCAGGCAGACTCTGGGGCTAAGAGGCCTGTTCCTGCGAGGCTCCAAGCCGGGCTCCCTGGACAGTCATGCTGCTGGCCGGCCCCCGCCCCGGGTGCCCGTTAGCCAGCGGCTGCTTCGGCGCACGGCTAGCGCCCCCACCAAGAGCCAGAAGCCGGGCCGCAAGGCCTTCCCTGAGCTGGTCCCGGGCACGCCGAGTGTGGGTTCTGAGGGGGAGGCCCCTGACATGGGCCCCCCCAGCCCAGGCCCCACTCCGGAGGCCCAGAGCCAGGACAAGGCCGGCAGTGGTGCCCGAGGTAAGGCGGCGGCAGAGAGGGGCCTGCCGCAGAACCGGTTCCCACGAGTCTCCGCACCCCCTGGCCCAGCGGGCATGGCGGCTGCCTGCATGAAGTGTGTCGTGGGCTCCTGTGGTGGTGGAGGCAGCGGTGGTGTAGAGGGCCTATGGAGGGACCAGCAGACTAACCCGGGACTGGAGGGCACGCCTGGCGCCATCTGTGAGCAGCCTCGGGCCCAGGCTGGCTCCCCGGTGGCCCAGCAGCAGGACGAGGGCAGCCGAGGCCCCATGTCCCCCCTCTCCAGCAGCTTGGGCAGCCCCGAGGTGGCCCCTTGCAGGCAGCCAGGGGCGCTTCAGACCGAGATGAGTGCCCTGTTTTCTCAGAAGCTGGAAGAGATCAGGAGCAAGTCCCCCATGTTCTCCACAGGTAAGGCCACGCCCCGATTCCCTCACACCCCTCCTGCATCTGACTCCAGCCTTAGCTAAACCTACCGAAGCTGGGGAATAGCCTCTTCAGGGTCCCCAAAATGGCGCCCCTGCTCCTGGGGTTCTTCAACACTATGGCTTTTGGCCTCAGGCCGGTATCAGGGTGTCCATGTGCACCCAGTGCCTGGCTCTCTGGTCAGGACCCGTGACCCCAGCATGTCCATTGGATAATGGGCCCGAGAGTCCAGTGAACAGGGCCAACAGGGAGACAGAAGCTAAAGTGGCATGTGCCCACTCACACTGCCTGCTGTACTGCCCAGCTAACCACTTGTCTTTACCTCTGCCTGCAGTCAGGAACTGAGAGCAGCCGAGGGTCAGGTAATAGCCACCCCACCGGGCTGGGCTGAGAGTCTGAGGGTCCAGCGGCTCCTGAGTCCTCCCTCTCCCCACAGACCCCACTGAGGCCCATCTCTGTGCAGCTTGGAAGCCACCATGGAGGAGACGTCCCGTGCCTGCGGGACCAGGCTCAGAGCCGAGGCTCACACAGCGGACTATGGGAACGCCTGGACCCTTCTGGTTGCTCAGGACAGGAGCTGGGGTCCCCAAAGGCACACTGTGGATGAGGTGACCCCCCAGGGACCACCCACCTGGAGTACAGAGTGTGGAGTGAGGGGACACTGGAGGGCTTGGTGGACGGACACCCTAGGCTAGGCTCTGCCCCGTGTTGGTGACCAGCGTGGCAGCGGCTCAAGCCAGGCCACCACGAGCGCAGGTCCTGGCCATATCACTCTGACCTCTGCCTATTCATCCCAGCTGTTTGAGGTCTTCAGGGGAGCCCTAGCTGGATGCTGGCCCCTGAACCCCAATCGGCCACAGCTGTCCTCGGGACCCACAGTGACCAAGAGCAAATCCAACCCCAACCCATGGACTGGCAGCCATGGGGCCTCAGGACTGGGCGTGGGCCGCCTACCCTGTGGCTGCCAAGTCCACCAGCCTGGGAGAGGACCATGAGGATTTTGCCCAAGAACAAGGCCTGGGCACAGTTGGACACCATGGGCAGGGAGAGGTGTGTGCAGCTCTCCCAGCTCAGTCTTCAGCAGGACATGAATGCCACGGGGCCCAGAGGGAATTGGGGGCCCTGTCCGCATGCCCTCCTGATGCCAGAGACAAGTGTGCAGAAGCAGCAGGGGTGGGAGCACCCGGGGTCTGCACTGGGAAATGTGGGCCGCCCAAAGCCACCCCAAAGTTGGGCATCTGCTTCACCTCTGAGGGGCTCCGGTGAGATGGACCCGGTGCTATGCTGGAGGACTCAGCAGCTGCCCCCTGCTAGAGGGCACCCTGCTCTGTACAGACTGGACCCCAATAAAACACCCACCATGTCTGACATTTGCTGCCTCCAGCACCCAAGGGAGGGAATGGGCCAGGCTCGGCACTAGGAAGGGCAGGGCCGTGGTGGTCCGTCTCCTCAGCTGGGAGAAGCTGGAGGGTTACTGAACATAAGGACTGGAGCAGGGCACTAAGAAGAGGTCAGCTGGGAGTCCCGGGACCCGTGGTGGGAGCCAGCCTGCTGCCCTCAGCTGGGAGGGGGCTGAGATAGAAGCCggcaggggtggagggatgacAGGATGGAATGGACCTCGGGATGGTGAAGACCACAGCAGAGTGGGAACTGCAGGGAGGACAGAACGGTAGTATGGCAGGGACCTCCAGCACAGGGTCCCCTGGGGGAAGGGCCATGAGGGCACAGGCCAGCTATGTGGGATGGGATGGGGCTGCAGTTGGCTGAGGGACTCGAAACTTCGCCAGGACCCCTGGGGGGAGCTTATGCAGCTGAGGCGGGAGGGGGCAGGGGACAATGGACCTGGCGGACACAGAACAGCCGATCTTGGGCTGACAGTCTCTGGGCCGTCCGGGATGTCCCCCCACTCATTCCCCTTGCCGGCGGCGGGAGCCAGTGCGGGACACAGAGACGGGCTGAGTCTGTGAATCTATTGGCAGTTGCGCTCAGGGCGCTGGGACCTCATACTTGAAGATAACGCTGAAGAGGCGCCCCCCGAGGCGTGCGGCCAGCCAGGCATTCTTCACCACGGCCAGCTTGAGGCTCTCGCAGCGCAGGGCGGCGTGGTAGTTGGTGTGCACAGCGCGGCCCATGCCCTCGATCACCACCAGGTCGGCGCCGCGCTCCCGCACCAGGGCGGCCAGCCCCTTGTCCAGGCGGCTTCGGGGAAGAAGAGGCAGTGAGGCCAGGCCAGGGAGCCCCACACCCACCCACGCCACCCACGAGACTCTAAGGGGCACATTTTGTTCCGGGATGGGCCGAAGGGCTCCCTGTCTGGGGTGCAGCTGTGGGTGGGTGCTGGTACCTGAGGTCCAGGCAGGGGGAGCTGGAGCCCGTCTGCAGCAGCAGGAGCCTCTCCTCGTCCAGTGCCGCGCTGTGGGTAGAGGGACACGTTAGGCCCCGCCCCTGCACGTTCCCTACAACCCCCTGCACCCCGCTTACTGAATGACGGGGTCCATGGCTGCGATGTGCTCGGCCACGATCAGCGACTCGCTGTAGGTGACGTCATTGAGCGCTGGGCCTGAGTTGCAGGCCAGGAGGACCTGCAGGTGGCACTTCTCAGGGATCTGGCACCCAGACCCTTGGCTCCCCTGGGGAGCTCCCCTTGCTCCCCAGACCCTGCCCTGGTGGCTCCGGCCCCACTCACCTCCGTCCCTCTAGACAGAAGCTCCCGCACAAAGGGGAAGACTCCCAAAATGACGTCTACTCCGCTGTTATCTGCGAAAATTAAGGCACATTTGTGAGGGGGCCCCTGCAAGACAAAAGCAGGAGCTCCAGTCGGAACAGGCCGGCCAGGCCTTCCCACGCTGCCCGCCCCGGCCCCGGCGGCACCTTCAGTCGCTGCAGCCACTCGGCGAACGTGTCCACCAGCCAAGGCCTCTCTGTGGGAGAGGGCGGTCAGGTCAGGGTGGTCCCCAGGACCCCCACACCGCTGCTCCCAGGGTTGTCCCTTCCCCGTACCACCTACCCTGCAGCTTCCTCTTGGCCTCCTCAAACCCAAACTGGGGGTCGGACTCTAGGACGCTGTGCGGAGATGAGAAGAGAGTCAGGGGCACCAGGCCGGCAGCTGGCCACAACCCCCGCTACCAGCACCGAGTCCCCGCATCCCTGGAGCCACTGCCTCAGtggacagtgctcaaggcttgagAGGGGATAGCAGCAAGCACTGGCCATCCCCTCGCTCCCGTTGTggtcccaagtcccaccaggagtgagtcccagGTGCAGATCCAGCCTGGGGTGCAGAAGGGGAGTGATGAGATACAGAGAGCAGAGGTCTTTGTGCAGGTGGGCACAGGACTGAGGTGCAGGGGGGTGCTCTGAGACAGAGAGCTGCATGTGGGTGCCCCAGTCTTGCCCTCTCTGAATCCCCCAGGTCTGGTCTGGTGGTTCCCACTGCTGACCCAAGGGCAGGGCTGATCCTGCGGTGGGTGTGGTCATGTCACTCACTTCCTGGTACCACCCCCACAGACAGACATTCGGACCTACACACGCACACAGGCAGACATGGTTGGACCTGGTCACCACCTCATAGGGAGACAGTCAGACCTCACAGACAGACACAATCGCACCCAGTCACCACTTCACAGGCAGACCCGAGCACCCATACGGGGGGACGCAGAAAGCACCTCACAAAGTCAGACTCAGCTGGACCTGGGAAGCCTCTCCTTGCCTTCCCCCCACGCTTCCTCTCTCCCCTCGCCCCTACACTCACTCCGACACGGCCTTGGCTCCCCAGTCAAACACGTTTCCGGCCAAGAGTCCCCGCACCAGGGCCAGCTGCCGCTCCTCCCAGCCCAGAGCGTCCAGGGCGCCGACCACCGTCTGGAAGCACTTGAGGGCCGCCCCGTTCTCCTTCTGTTTCACCTACGGGCAACACTGGCCTTGAGGGGGCAGCTGGTGGGACCCTTTCTGCCTCTGCCAGGCCTGACAGCAGGGGGCTTGGTGGGTGCTTGGGGACACCGGGCTCCACTCATCTGCGGGGCCGGGATTCAGGCTAgagccccagcgtcccatgtgtgAGTGGAAACAGTAGAGCCCAGCAAGGACACCTCCTGCTCCCATGGCCCAGGTGGAGGACCACGGTCACAGCATCATGGCTCTGGCATGAGGGACAAAGGCCTCTCTCTGTCCTCTGCCCTGTGCCCACCCGCCCTGGCCACTCACCAGAGATATATCCTCATATGAAGCCAAAGGTCCCCAGCAGCGCACAGAGGGAGGCCGAGTCCATGCCCTCTGCCTGCcatggggtggggtaggggacaAGCAGTGCTCACCTTGGAGTAGGGGTCAGGAAAGTTGAACTCATTCAGACAGTGCTCCCTCGTGTCCAAAAGGCTGCGCACAGTCAAGGTCCCATAGGCACTGGGGACAGAATGGGATGATGCTGGTGACTGCGCTGCCTGCCTGGGACCATGTCCCACGAGGGCGAGCAATAAGGAGCAGGCGGTTGAGGGGACACCCACGACCCCGCAGTCCAGACGCACAAGGGCTGGTGGCGCAGCGTCTGCAGCTTGTCCCAGTACTTCCGGCGAAACTTCTCAGCGCGCTCGGCTGCATCTGCAGAGCCCGGCTGGCTGGCCACCGCACGCTTCACCACCTGCCAAGGTCAGGCTCAGTGAGGCGGCCGGACTGTGTCCTGATGGGGGCAAAGGCCCCACACCACCACACCAGCGGACTCCTGGGCCAGAACCCACGGAGCTGGGCCGGGCACCATGGTGTGGAGTCCTAGGAAGGGCCATGGATAATAGACACTTggcttatttttttgtattttttttgggttttggggccacacccagaagtactccggttactcctggctctgcgctcagaaatcactcctggcaggctcaggggaccatatgggataccagggattgaactgggatccaTCTGGGGTTGacctcgtacaaggcaaacaccctactgctgtgctatcactggacAAGACACTTGTGCTGATCAGGGGCAAGGAGGCCCGAGCAAAGGCTGCTGGAAAGTGCCACTGGCCCCGCCCACCGATTAAGGCCACCTCACCACCCTCCAAGGCCCGCCTACCCACCCTGTCCTCCCTCAACACCTCATCCGCCCATCCCAGAGTCCTCCCATCACTAGGCCTGCCCAACACAGGGCGCCGCCCACTCACCCCCTCCAGCGCCTCCTCGAAGCAGGTGAGCCAGTATTTGCGCGCAGGCACGTCATCAGTGAGGTCCACTGTATCGGGCACGTAGGACGAGGGGTCCCGAAGCAGGGGCAGGTTGACGAGCGGCCGCTCCAGCCGGTCCATCTCCAGCATGTCGAACTGGAGGAGAAGCAGTGTGGGCGGCAGATGGGCTCAGGGGTCTCAGAACGCTCTTCCTCCCACAGCTTCCTTCCGGGGCTCCAGGGAAGCTGGGTCCCCAGCAGGCTGCTTTTGGGCCCCATGTTGCTGATCTGCTCCAGGGGCAACAGGTTCCACATGGGAAGACACAGAGAACTACTTGCTCCCAGATCCCCCCAACTAGCTGCCTCACCTTTGGGTGTGCACAGACTGTGTAGGCCAGGCTGTCCTTGCCCTAGGCCCCCAACCCCGGCGTCTGCCCAGTGTCCTGACACCAAGGTTCGGGCAGGGTGAAAACACTGTCCCCCCTACCAGAGTGTGTCGAGCTGTGGGTTCCCCCATGTAAACCTAAAGAAGGTTGGCTGTGGCTGAGCACTGGCCCCCGGAGCACATAGGGAAAGGGAGGGGCTCCGCTGGGGCTTGCGCAGTCTGACTCGGACATGGTGCTCAGCTCCAACAGCTCTGAGGGGGCCGGAACCTTCTGCCAGCTGAGCAGACCTTGTACCCCGAAAGCCTCCAGCAATATGGCTGGAAAGCTCACAGGGCCCCATGACTCCCGTCCCAGCTTAGAGTCTGGTGTGTGAGGAAAAGCTTCTACTCTGAATTCCTTTGTTCCCCCATGAGCATGGACAGGAGTGCCGGGTCCTAACATCTGGGACACATCTGGGCTGCCAGGTCCCCACTCACAGTGCTGCTCCGGGCGCGCTGTGTGGGGCACAGCTCCGGGGACGAACTCATCAGCCCTGAGCTGCCCGCGTAGTTTTCTCCCCAGCTGTACTGGTTGGGGTCTGCGGGGAGAGGTTGGCAGCTCAGCAGGGGGTTGGGTGGGACCCAGGCCACTCACCCAGAGCCTCCTGTACTCTAGTGAGGGACAAGCAGATGCACCACCTCCAAGCTGAGCGAGTCAACCAACCAGTGCCAGTGCACGAGGGCTGCCCACCCTCAAGTCCCACAAGCTCAGGGGCCCTCCCAGGCCATGACTTCCAATCAGAACCAGCCTCTTGACCCCAAAGGGTAGAAGTTTGGGCAGAGATCATTCGTTTCACCCCCAAGCATTTTGGCAGGGCCCAGTTCTCCTCTTAGCTCCAACCCCATGGGACCTACCCAGGACAAGCCAGCCTGATGGCCCCACCCAAGACGACACCCTCTGGGCTCCATCTGGCCCACCCCTGAGGTCCTGCCTCACCCACTGGCACCGTCCTTGAGGCCACAAAGCTTAGTTCCACACTGGCTGTGCCCTCCCgccccactccaccccacagGCCCAGCTGGATCACTCACTGTCCTGCTCAGCTCCCTTCAGGAAGGCTCCAATAGCTCCCAGGTAGCCTTCGTGTCGCAGAAACAGGGCTTGGACCTCCCCCTGCCAGGCAGATGTCAGCTGAGCTGTCTGGCAGGCTCAGTGCCAGCTGCTGCCGCACAGGTGGCTGAGGTACAGCAGAGGCAGACCTTCCAGAGTGCCAGCAGCCAGGCTGCTCCGACAGGCCCTGCCAACACCCTCATGCAGCCTGGCCCAGGGGTGTCCCTGCGGGGTGGGGAGACCCAGCCGGAGCCCACGCTGCCAGCTGCCAGAAGCTTGGCATGGCACCCCAACTCCCAAGCCTCCCATCCTTACAGGCCTCTGGTCCTGACCTGCAGGGCACAATTGTGGCTCCCTCGTGCCCCAGCTGCCCAGTGGCCCCACCAGTTCCACTGACAGGCTGAGACCCTGGCTGAGCGCAGAGGGGAGTCAAACCTTGGAGAAGAAGTTGATGCTGTAGGTGATGGTGCGCATGGTGACCGGGTGGCCCCGGATGAAGAAGCCGCCAAAGTACACGCGGTCCAGACCGTGCAGCTTGGCATGCAGACAGGCCAGCTGCCCGATGTCATTGCTGATCATGTGCAGCAGGCTCTTGGCCATGTCCTCCTTGGAGAACTCTGGGACCGGAAACAGCGGCGGGGGCAGAAGTGAGAGACAGGCAGTCAGGGGAGACAGGGACAGGCAGCAGGGATGGCGCAGTCAGGGAGAGGATGGAGTCAGCACAGGTGACGGAGACAGTCATAGAGGGGATGATGGAGACAGTCAGCAGGAGCAAAGGGAACAGTTGCAGAAGTGACGGGGACAGGAGTGAGCTGCTGGAGGCAGAACGGGGTAAGATGCTGCCAGGAAGCTCTAGGCCGACCACCTAACACGCCCTACCTGTGTCGGACGTGGCCGACTTGCCGAAGCTGCTGGCAATCAGGTTGCCGCTGAGTCCCAGGGTCTGGTGAGCGCCGCCATAGATGTCCTGCACCAGCATGTCCACGTTGGCGTGCTGCCCCCGGGATGCCAGCTGCAGGAGCTCATCGAACTTCTGCAGAGAAGTGGGTGTGAACGGTGAGAAGGGCCCCAAGTCACTGGCTGGGATGGGGGCAGAAGGGCTGAGAAACAAGGCTGGGATGTTGGGCACCTGACAGCCACACGCACCTTTGTCTGAGTCAGCAGAGCTCCGAGACCCCAGAAAGTGCCGCCACCAATGGAGCTGCCGCCAACCCACTCGAACCTGTCCTCGGCCTCCACCTGCACCAAAAGGGGCTCAGAGGCGGAACCACTGTGCGGCCTCTGCTGGGGTACAGCCCACCCAGGGCCGTACCTTCACAA
This window of the Suncus etruscus isolate mSunEtr1 chromosome 6, mSunEtr1.pri.cur, whole genome shotgun sequence genome carries:
- the PANK4 gene encoding 4'-phosphopantetheine phosphatase, encoding MAERGARGSGSSGDSLDKSITLPPDEIFRNLENAKRFAIDIGGSLTKLAYYSTVQHKVARVRSFDHSSVDTELDHEPPYEISVQEEVTARLHFVKFENSYIEACLDFIRDHLVSTETKVIQATGGGAYKFKSLIEEKLRLKVDKQDVMTCLIKGCNFVLRNIPQEAFVCQKDAEPEFRFQTAHPHIFPYLLVSIGSGVSIVKVEAEDRFEWVGGSSIGGGTFWGLGALLTQTKKFDELLQLASRGQHANVDMLVQDIYGGAHQTLGLSGNLIASSFGKSATSDTEFSKEDMAKSLLHMISNDIGQLACLHAKLHGLDRVYFGGFFIRGHPVTMRTITYSINFFSKGEVQALFLRHEGYLGAIGAFLKGAEQDNPNQYSWGENYAGSSGLMSSSPELCPTQRARSSTFDMLEMDRLERPLVNLPLLRDPSSYVPDTVDLTDDVPARKYWLTCFEEALEGVVKRAVASQPGSADAAERAEKFRRKYWDKLQTLRHQPFAYGTLTVRSLLDTREHCLNEFNFPDPYSKVKQKENGAALKCFQTVVGALDALGWEERQLALVRGLLAGNVFDWGAKAVSDVLESDPQFGFEEAKRKLQERPWLVDTFAEWLQRLKGPPHKCALIFADNSGVDVILGVFPFVRELLSRGTEVLLACNSGPALNDVTYSESLIVAEHIAAMDPVIHAALDEERLLLLQTGSSSPCLDLSRLDKGLAALVRERGADLVVIEGMGRAVHTNYHAALRCESLKLAVVKNAWLAARLGGRLFSVIFKYEVPAP